In Armatimonadota bacterium, the following proteins share a genomic window:
- a CDS encoding peptidase M14, with protein sequence MPEVSFDRFYRYEDLTRILQAYAEEYPHLVRVESAGKSYEGRDIWVATVTRFETGSDTEKPAFWADGNIHATEVSASSAVLYLLNKLCTQYGKDAEITRALDTRAFYLCPRVNPDGAEWALADKPKIIRSSTRPYPYDEDPLEGLRQEDIDGDGRMLTMRIPDPNGAWKISPDEPRLMVRRDPTETGGQYYRLLPEGMIDNYDGVLIPLQRKKEGLDLNRNFPANWRQEKEQRGAGPFPTSEPEVRAIAQFIASHPNITGAVTFHTYGGLLLRPFSDKPDEKFPAEDLWTYQKIGQKGTELTGYPNISVYHDFRYHPNEVITGVFDDWMYEHLGVFAWTVEIWSPQRQAGITDYKYIDWYREHPFEDDLKMLKWSDEALEGKGYVDWYKFQHPQLGEVEIGGWNAQYAFRNPPPQFLEKEIAPLADWVIWQGLISPRLELLEASATPLGEGAYRIRLVVHNTGWLPTYVTKTALENKVTRGVVCEIELPEGATLETGKPREELGQLEGRAYKSSAPAGWVADPTDDRLKVEWVVRAPSGGEVKVTARHERAGTVRASIRLE encoded by the coding sequence ATGCCGGAAGTCTCTTTTGACCGCTTCTACCGCTATGAAGATCTCACACGCATTTTACAGGCGTATGCGGAAGAATACCCCCACCTCGTGCGCGTAGAGAGCGCAGGAAAAAGCTACGAAGGACGCGATATCTGGGTAGCGACCGTTACCCGTTTCGAAACCGGCTCGGACACCGAGAAACCCGCCTTCTGGGCGGATGGTAACATCCATGCCACCGAAGTGTCTGCTTCCAGCGCGGTGCTCTACCTGCTGAACAAACTCTGCACCCAGTACGGGAAGGATGCGGAGATTACCCGTGCACTGGATACACGCGCCTTCTACCTGTGCCCGCGAGTGAACCCGGATGGAGCCGAATGGGCGCTTGCCGATAAACCGAAGATTATCCGCTCCAGTACGCGCCCCTATCCCTACGATGAAGACCCCCTCGAAGGGTTGCGGCAGGAAGACATCGATGGCGACGGACGGATGCTCACCATGCGCATCCCTGATCCAAACGGCGCGTGGAAGATTTCGCCGGATGAGCCACGCCTGATGGTACGTCGCGATCCCACCGAGACGGGTGGACAATACTACCGATTGCTCCCTGAGGGCATGATAGATAACTACGACGGCGTGCTGATACCCCTGCAGCGCAAGAAGGAAGGACTGGACCTCAACCGTAACTTCCCGGCAAACTGGCGGCAGGAGAAAGAACAGCGCGGCGCGGGTCCCTTCCCCACCTCCGAGCCGGAGGTGCGAGCCATCGCCCAATTCATCGCATCCCACCCGAACATCACTGGCGCGGTCACCTTCCACACCTACGGTGGGTTATTGCTGCGTCCGTTCAGCGACAAACCCGACGAGAAGTTCCCCGCAGAAGACCTGTGGACCTACCAGAAAATCGGGCAGAAGGGTACGGAGCTGACCGGTTATCCGAACATCTCCGTTTATCACGATTTTCGTTACCATCCCAACGAGGTCATCACGGGCGTGTTCGACGACTGGATGTACGAGCACCTGGGTGTGTTCGCCTGGACGGTGGAAATCTGGAGCCCTCAACGGCAGGCAGGCATCACTGACTACAAGTACATCGACTGGTACCGCGAACACCCCTTTGAAGACGACCTCAAGATGCTGAAATGGAGCGATGAAGCGCTGGAAGGCAAGGGCTATGTGGACTGGTATAAGTTCCAGCATCCGCAGCTGGGTGAGGTAGAGATTGGCGGCTGGAACGCGCAATACGCCTTCCGTAACCCTCCGCCCCAGTTCCTAGAAAAGGAGATTGCCCCTTTGGCGGATTGGGTCATCTGGCAAGGATTGATATCGCCCCGCCTGGAGCTTCTGGAAGCCAGTGCAACCCCACTGGGCGAGGGAGCCTATCGCATCCGCCTCGTGGTGCATAACACCGGCTGGCTGCCTACCTACGTTACCAAGACCGCTTTAGAGAATAAGGTCACCCGCGGCGTGGTGTGCGAGATAGAGCTGCCCGAAGGAGCCACTTTAGAGACAGGCAAACCACGCGAGGAACTGGGACAGCTGGAGGGACGCGCTTACAAATCATCTGCTCCTGCTGGATGGGTTGCCGATCCCACCGACGACCGCCTGAAGGTGGAGTGGGTAGTGCGCGCCCCCAGCGGCGGTGAGGTGAAAGTCACCGCACGCCACGAACGGGCTGGAACGGTGAGAGCGAGTATTCGGCTGGAGTAA
- a CDS encoding beta-mannosidase — translation MQRIDLNGEWLLSYRPQQQKYVKFQDIDLSTMCTVPALVPGNVELDLIRAGVLPELSVGNNIYRLREYETYEWWYRRRFTAPAVPDGHTAELVFEGLDCLAEVWLNGALVGEAANMLIPHRFDVTNTLKAGENELVVRIRSAVLEGRERTPAPFESALPCGFESLGVRKAPHCYGWDIMPRAVSAGIWRDVYVRFLPPTRWRSVYWATTSVDPARRSAVLFVDWDFTCTEHAIDDWQVRLRLSRDGQVAHESLHPVFHTHGRAWIHVQGIDLWYPRSYGDPTLYEASAELLDGQGNVLDTHCCRIGIRMVELRRTDITTPEEPGEFVFIVNSVKVFAKGTNWVPLDAFHSRDIQHLKPTFEMLIDLNCNMVRCWGGNVYEPDAFFDLCDEHGVMVWQDFALACAIYPDEIIPALQTEAQEVVKRLRNHPSLVLWCGNNEIDHTYLWSGMGIDPNTDKISRQVLAEVVRQLDPFRPYLPSSPYMSEEAMRRGGDPNLSPEQHLWGPRDDFKGAYYTRSLAHFVSEIGYHGCPDRRTLEQMLEPECLWPWQNNEQWLTHATRPLPHMTDFNYRIPLMAKQIAVLFDTVPDNLDDFILASQVSQAEALKFFIERWRQRKWRTTGILWWNLRDGWPIISDAIVDYYYRKKLAYVYVKRVQADVCAMLSEPEEGNHVLTVVNDTLHPANGEVEVIDAESGRQLLTSAYHIEPNGKTVTGAIPQVQQPALWIIRWWDEGGREYLNHYLAGSRPYSLEQYRRWLHLLRIPGEVMNGGTSPGGEAR, via the coding sequence ATGCAACGAATCGACCTGAACGGAGAATGGCTGTTGAGCTACCGACCGCAGCAACAAAAATATGTAAAATTTCAAGATATAGACTTAAGCACAATGTGCACAGTACCCGCGCTCGTACCAGGTAATGTGGAGCTGGACCTGATACGTGCAGGCGTCTTGCCAGAGTTGTCTGTGGGCAACAACATCTATCGCCTGCGTGAGTATGAGACTTACGAATGGTGGTATCGCAGGAGGTTTACCGCGCCCGCCGTTCCCGATGGACATACCGCCGAGCTGGTGTTCGAGGGGCTGGATTGCCTCGCCGAAGTGTGGTTGAACGGCGCACTTGTTGGCGAAGCAGCGAACATGTTGATTCCACATCGTTTTGATGTGACGAACACGCTCAAGGCTGGCGAGAACGAGCTAGTGGTCAGGATACGTTCGGCGGTGTTAGAAGGACGGGAACGCACGCCTGCCCCCTTTGAAAGCGCGTTGCCCTGCGGTTTTGAGTCGTTAGGCGTGCGCAAAGCGCCCCATTGCTACGGATGGGACATCATGCCTCGTGCGGTCAGCGCAGGCATCTGGCGCGATGTGTACGTGCGGTTTCTTCCTCCTACGCGCTGGCGAAGTGTTTACTGGGCGACCACTTCGGTAGACCCCGCGCGCCGCTCGGCGGTGTTGTTTGTGGATTGGGATTTTACCTGCACGGAGCACGCCATCGATGACTGGCAGGTGCGTTTGCGGCTTTCGCGCGATGGGCAGGTGGCACACGAAAGCCTGCATCCCGTGTTCCACACGCACGGACGGGCGTGGATACACGTGCAGGGGATAGACCTGTGGTATCCACGCAGTTATGGCGATCCAACACTGTACGAGGCATCTGCTGAACTGCTGGATGGGCAGGGCAATGTGCTGGATACGCACTGTTGCCGCATCGGTATCCGCATGGTGGAACTGCGTCGCACGGACATCACCACTCCTGAAGAGCCGGGCGAGTTTGTCTTCATCGTGAACAGCGTGAAAGTATTTGCAAAGGGCACGAACTGGGTTCCGCTGGACGCCTTCCATAGCCGCGACATCCAGCACCTGAAACCAACGTTTGAGATGCTGATAGACCTGAACTGCAACATGGTGCGCTGCTGGGGAGGCAACGTGTACGAACCGGATGCCTTCTTCGACCTGTGCGACGAACATGGGGTGATGGTGTGGCAGGACTTCGCGCTCGCGTGTGCTATTTACCCGGACGAAATCATTCCCGCACTGCAAACCGAAGCGCAAGAAGTGGTCAAACGCCTGCGCAACCACCCCAGTCTGGTGCTCTGGTGCGGCAATAACGAAATAGACCACACCTACCTGTGGTCGGGGATGGGCATAGACCCCAATACGGATAAAATCAGCAGACAGGTGCTGGCGGAGGTAGTGAGGCAGTTAGACCCCTTCCGACCATATCTACCCAGCTCACCCTATATGAGCGAGGAAGCCATGCGTCGTGGTGGCGACCCTAATCTCTCGCCGGAGCAGCACCTGTGGGGTCCTCGTGATGACTTCAAGGGCGCGTATTACACCCGCTCGCTGGCGCACTTTGTGAGCGAAATCGGCTACCACGGCTGCCCTGACCGGCGCACGCTGGAGCAGATGCTGGAGCCCGAGTGCCTGTGGCCGTGGCAGAACAATGAACAGTGGCTGACGCATGCCACGCGTCCACTGCCCCACATGACCGATTTCAACTACCGCATTCCCCTGATGGCAAAGCAAATCGCAGTGCTATTCGATACGGTACCAGACAATCTGGACGACTTCATTCTCGCCTCCCAGGTTAGCCAGGCGGAGGCGCTGAAGTTCTTTATCGAACGGTGGCGGCAGCGCAAGTGGCGCACAACGGGCATTCTCTGGTGGAACCTGCGCGATGGCTGGCCCATTATTTCCGACGCCATTGTGGATTACTACTACCGTAAGAAGCTCGCCTATGTCTACGTGAAGAGGGTGCAAGCCGATGTGTGCGCCATGCTGAGCGAACCGGAAGAAGGAAATCACGTGCTCACTGTAGTCAATGACACGCTGCATCCCGCAAATGGGGAGGTGGAGGTGATAGACGCGGAGAGTGGAAGGCAGTTGTTGACTTCGGCGTATCACATCGAGCCTAATGGTAAAACGGTTACAGGCGCTATACCGCAGGTGCAGCAGCCAGCTTTGTGGATCATTCGCTGGTGGGACGAAGGAGGACGCGAGTACCTGAATCACTACCTTGCAGGTAGCCGCCCATACAGTTTAGAGCAGTATCGCCGATGGTTACACCTTTTGAGGATACCCGGGGAGGTAATGAATGGTGGGACATCGCCGGGCGGCGAGGCACGTTGA
- a CDS encoding peroxiredoxin: MTEIRTRWIDGMQFLSISSGGHPLVMDVSPDGGGRGEGIGPMELLLHALAGCTGVDVVSILQKKRQPLKGLEIKVRGERRQEYPRVYSQIEIEYVFRGKGLDPKAVEQAIKLSEEKYCSVEAHLAAFAQVHSTYRIIEEE; encoded by the coding sequence ATGACGGAAATCAGGACTCGCTGGATAGATGGTATGCAGTTTCTCAGCATATCCTCGGGGGGACATCCACTGGTGATGGATGTTTCACCGGACGGCGGTGGGCGTGGTGAAGGCATCGGTCCGATGGAGTTACTGCTGCACGCGCTCGCCGGTTGCACGGGTGTGGATGTGGTCAGTATCCTTCAGAAAAAACGTCAGCCTCTCAAGGGGCTTGAGATAAAAGTCAGAGGGGAGAGACGTCAGGAGTATCCGCGCGTCTATTCCCAGATTGAGATCGAGTACGTTTTCAGGGGCAAAGGGCTCGACCCCAAAGCGGTGGAGCAAGCGATTAAGCTCTCTGAGGAGAAGTATTGCAGTGTAGAGGCGCACCTCGCTGCCTTCGCGCAGGTGCACAGCACCTACCGTATTATCGAGGAGGAGTAA
- the lipB gene encoding octanoyltransferase → MSFLDIRWLGSIDYASAWQLQRELVQQRRAGAVPDTLLLLEHDPPVITLGRAAHREHLLVSSPLLQEMGIQLVETDRGGDITYHGPGQLVGYPILDLREHGRDVHLYLRRLEEALIAALRHFGVVAHRKEGLTGVWVGEHKIAAIGIKVSHWVTMHGFALNICPDLNHFNLIVPCGIRDKGVTSLQHLLGREVTHKQVIPAVVEAFAQVFNLQPVAAPAPASPVPL, encoded by the coding sequence ATGTCCTTTCTGGATATCCGTTGGCTCGGTAGCATAGACTACGCTTCGGCGTGGCAACTGCAACGCGAACTTGTCCAGCAACGGCGCGCAGGAGCCGTCCCTGATACCCTGCTGTTGCTGGAGCACGACCCTCCTGTCATCACTTTGGGACGCGCCGCGCATAGGGAGCATCTTCTGGTGTCCTCGCCCCTGCTGCAAGAGATGGGCATCCAGCTCGTGGAAACGGATAGAGGGGGAGATATTACCTATCACGGACCGGGGCAGCTGGTGGGCTACCCCATCCTCGACCTGCGCGAACACGGCAGGGACGTGCACCTTTACCTGCGCAGGTTGGAAGAGGCTCTCATCGCAGCCCTGCGCCATTTTGGCGTGGTTGCACACCGCAAAGAGGGGTTAACGGGTGTGTGGGTTGGCGAGCACAAGATAGCCGCCATCGGCATCAAGGTCAGTCACTGGGTAACCATGCACGGCTTCGCGCTGAACATCTGCCCAGACCTGAACCATTTCAACCTGATTGTGCCATGTGGTATACGTGATAAAGGGGTTACCTCCCTGCAGCATCTACTTGGACGTGAGGTAACCCATAAGCAAGTAATACCTGCTGTGGTAGAGGCGTTCGCCCAGGTGTTCAACCTGCAACCTGTTGCAGCACCCGCTCCAGCTTCGCCCGTGCCTCTTTAG
- a CDS encoding sugar ABC transporter permease, which produces MATRTITQGSRLAYWKQSKVWRRRIAVTAIYIVLIALSISFLAPFALMVSTSLKTEDRIFTETIEWIPNPIRWQNYIEALRSFPFLLYLRNTLFVCALVVVGTVLSSALPAYGFARLRWKGRDVLFLIMLATIMLPAQVTMLPVFVMFRTIGWTGTYLPLVVPPFFGSAFAIFLLRQFFLTIPQELSDAARIDGCSEWRIFWQIIVPLSIPALATVALFAFIGAWTDFINPLVYLTDENTYTLAVGLQTFVGRHSSEWNLLMAAATVVTLPLMVVFFFTQRLFIEGITLTGIKG; this is translated from the coding sequence ATGGCAACAAGAACAATAACTCAAGGCAGCCGGCTGGCGTACTGGAAGCAGTCTAAAGTATGGCGCAGACGAATTGCCGTCACCGCCATCTACATTGTTCTGATTGCGCTCAGCATCTCCTTTCTCGCGCCCTTTGCGCTGATGGTCTCTACATCACTCAAAACGGAAGACCGCATCTTTACCGAGACCATCGAGTGGATCCCCAACCCCATCCGCTGGCAGAACTACATCGAGGCATTGCGGTCGTTTCCCTTTCTGCTGTACCTGCGCAATACGCTGTTCGTGTGCGCATTAGTGGTGGTAGGCACGGTGCTTTCCTCTGCCCTGCCTGCATATGGCTTTGCCAGGCTGCGTTGGAAAGGGCGCGATGTGCTGTTCCTGATTATGCTGGCTACCATCATGTTGCCCGCACAGGTAACCATGCTGCCCGTGTTCGTGATGTTTCGCACCATTGGCTGGACAGGTACCTATTTGCCGCTGGTGGTGCCGCCCTTCTTCGGTAGCGCATTCGCCATCTTTCTGCTGAGACAGTTTTTCCTGACCATCCCCCAAGAGCTTTCCGATGCTGCACGAATCGACGGCTGCTCGGAGTGGCGTATCTTCTGGCAAATCATTGTACCGCTTTCGATACCAGCACTGGCGACGGTAGCACTTTTCGCTTTCATCGGCGCGTGGACAGATTTCATTAACCCGCTGGTGTACCTGACCGACGAAAACACCTACACGCTCGCGGTGGGACTACAAACCTTCGTGGGAAGGCATAGCTCCGAATGGAACCTGCTGATGGCAGCGGCAACGGTGGTCACTCTGCCGCTCATGGTCGTATTCTTCTTCACGCAGAGGCTGTTTATCGAGGGCATCACGCTGACAGGAATCAAAGGATAG
- a CDS encoding spermidine/putrescine ABC transporter permease, with amino-acid sequence MYGRRRNLQGWLFVAPWLVGFFLFTLYPILASLYYSFCDYRVLTPPRWVGLANYVALLTDRDYFLPSLWNTLFMLIELPLALIIGLTMALLLNHKIPGIGIFRTIYYLPSIMPVVAVAVLWLWVLNPQYGLLNAVLTPLLAPFGLQPPGWLADPKWSKPAFIMMDLWAVGGSVVIYLASLQNVPAHLYEAAEIDGAGAWHKTLHVTLPMISPVIFYNLIMGVIWTFQYFTQTFIMTQGGPQNSTLFYALYLFYNAFRDFRMGHACAMAWILFILTLIATLIVFRTSARWVYYEGERN; translated from the coding sequence ATGTATGGTCGTCGACGCAACCTTCAGGGCTGGCTCTTCGTTGCCCCGTGGCTGGTGGGGTTCTTTCTCTTTACCCTCTATCCGATACTGGCGTCGCTGTACTACAGCTTCTGCGATTATCGGGTGCTCACTCCACCACGGTGGGTAGGGCTTGCGAACTACGTGGCTTTGCTAACTGACCGCGATTACTTCCTGCCCTCGCTGTGGAACACCCTGTTCATGTTGATAGAGCTGCCCCTTGCGCTCATTATCGGCTTAACGATGGCGCTCTTGCTGAACCACAAGATACCCGGCATCGGTATCTTTCGCACCATCTATTACCTGCCTTCCATTATGCCTGTGGTGGCGGTAGCGGTGCTGTGGCTATGGGTGTTGAACCCACAGTATGGGCTACTGAATGCCGTGCTGACACCGTTGCTGGCGCCGTTTGGGCTACAGCCTCCTGGCTGGCTTGCTGACCCTAAATGGTCTAAACCCGCTTTCATCATGATGGACCTCTGGGCAGTGGGCGGTAGCGTGGTTATCTATCTGGCAAGCCTGCAGAACGTGCCCGCACATCTGTACGAGGCGGCGGAGATCGACGGCGCAGGGGCGTGGCACAAAACGTTACACGTTACCTTACCCATGATTTCGCCCGTCATCTTCTATAACCTCATCATGGGCGTCATCTGGACGTTCCAGTACTTCACACAGACCTTCATCATGACACAGGGCGGGCCACAGAACTCCACGCTCTTCTATGCGCTGTACCTTTTCTATAACGCCTTCCGCGATTTTCGCATGGGGCACGCCTGCGCTATGGCATGGATACTGTTTATCCTCACACTCATTGCTACACTCATTGTGTTCCGAACATCTGCACGCTGGGTCTACTATGAGGGGGAGAGAAACTGA
- a CDS encoding sugar ABC transporter substrate-binding protein — MAIASMVLATLLLPACQRRQHEPGVVHLRAWTMWGGDEAEAFQVVVDEFNRTHPHIQVHNLAAVEDTKIIRAIVANDPPEIFTLREPGYLGSLAGNGALLCLDEFFKQSGLKESDYAPGSLSQCRYNGKLYAMIYLMDCYALLWNKDAFREVGLDPERPPKTLSELLEYARKLTKRDANGRIVRIGMMPPDPLIIISAFGGQFIDPKTGMPTADHPRNIEALEWYQKLIEAQGGAEEVNAFQAGFGQEMGINNPFLVGKVAMMINGQWNPYWFQRYGPKVRYGAAPIPYPDQYPEQKNPTWLGGNIFCIPVNCKYPKEAWEFLRWTQTIEAQVLFASTMHGVPNILAARKERSLREGEPWKRAFAVFMDVANSPNAHHFPPTPITGLYQYEIYSAVDFVRYGTKTPAQALRDVQRRVYREMLRWRR, encoded by the coding sequence ATGGCTATTGCAAGTATGGTTCTGGCAACGCTGCTGTTACCCGCTTGCCAACGCAGGCAGCATGAGCCGGGCGTAGTGCACCTGCGGGCGTGGACGATGTGGGGCGGCGACGAGGCGGAAGCCTTTCAGGTAGTGGTGGACGAGTTCAACCGCACGCACCCGCATATTCAGGTGCACAATCTCGCGGCAGTAGAGGATACCAAGATTATCCGTGCCATCGTCGCCAATGACCCGCCGGAGATATTCACCCTACGCGAGCCGGGCTATCTGGGTTCGCTGGCGGGCAATGGTGCGTTGCTGTGCCTCGATGAGTTTTTCAAACAGTCGGGGCTGAAAGAGTCGGACTATGCGCCGGGATCGCTCTCGCAGTGCCGCTACAACGGCAAGCTGTACGCGATGATATACCTTATGGACTGCTATGCCCTGCTGTGGAACAAGGACGCCTTTCGGGAAGTGGGACTGGACCCCGAGCGTCCCCCCAAAACGCTAAGCGAGCTGTTGGAGTATGCCCGGAAGCTCACCAAACGCGACGCTAATGGGCGCATTGTGCGTATCGGTATGATGCCACCCGATCCGCTTATCATCATCTCTGCTTTTGGAGGACAGTTCATCGACCCGAAGACGGGGATGCCGACTGCCGATCACCCGCGCAACATTGAGGCTTTGGAGTGGTACCAGAAGCTGATAGAGGCACAGGGCGGCGCGGAGGAGGTGAACGCCTTTCAAGCCGGTTTCGGGCAGGAGATGGGCATCAACAACCCCTTCCTCGTGGGCAAGGTGGCCATGATGATTAACGGACAGTGGAACCCCTACTGGTTCCAGCGCTACGGTCCCAAAGTGCGATACGGCGCCGCACCCATCCCCTACCCTGACCAGTATCCTGAACAGAAGAACCCCACGTGGCTGGGCGGAAACATCTTTTGCATCCCTGTCAATTGCAAGTATCCCAAAGAGGCGTGGGAGTTCCTGCGATGGACACAAACCATTGAGGCACAGGTGCTCTTTGCCAGCACCATGCACGGCGTGCCCAATATCCTCGCTGCGCGAAAGGAGCGCAGCTTGCGCGAGGGTGAACCGTGGAAACGTGCCTTCGCCGTGTTTATGGACGTGGCGAACAGTCCGAACGCACATCACTTTCCCCCCACTCCGATTACAGGGCTATACCAGTATGAGATATACAGCGCGGTGGACTTCGTACGATATGGAACCAAAACGCCTGCTCAGGCTCTACGCGACGTGCAGAGGCGAGTTTACCGTGAAATGCTGCGGTGGCGGAGGTAA
- a CDS encoding hydrolase: MREESFEFLRQIVNTPSPSGYEQKAQAIFREYTGRFADEVHTDVLGNSYAVINPEGYPRVMLSGHVDEIGFVVHYISDEGFIYFSPVGGHDSIVPVGHRVHIHTKQGPVLGIIGRKAIHLLSDEERRKKPELSDLWIDIGATSKQEAQERVRLGDPITYVYDLQPLMGEFVSARGFDNKMGCFVVAEALRLLSEQRSELKAAVYAVSTVQEEVGLRGARTIAYEIDPQVAITVDVGHSIDYPGVDKKKHGEQAISKGPVICRGSHINPLVFEMLVDTATEKQIPYQIEVAGGRTGTDNDAIQLSRSGVATGLVSVPIRYMHTPCELLHLGDLQNTVRLLVEFTLKVHGGINWTPVG; the protein is encoded by the coding sequence ATGCGAGAAGAGTCCTTTGAGTTCCTACGACAAATAGTGAACACACCAAGCCCTTCGGGTTACGAACAGAAGGCACAGGCGATTTTCCGGGAATATACCGGACGCTTCGCTGACGAAGTGCATACTGACGTGCTGGGCAACAGCTATGCAGTCATCAACCCGGAAGGCTATCCCCGCGTGATGCTATCGGGACACGTGGACGAAATCGGTTTTGTGGTGCACTATATCAGTGATGAGGGGTTCATCTACTTCTCGCCGGTCGGTGGACATGATTCCATCGTGCCGGTAGGTCACAGGGTACACATCCACACGAAGCAGGGACCGGTGCTGGGCATTATCGGGCGTAAGGCGATACACTTACTCAGCGACGAGGAACGACGCAAGAAACCAGAACTCAGCGACCTGTGGATTGACATCGGCGCAACCAGCAAGCAAGAAGCACAGGAACGCGTGCGGCTGGGTGACCCCATTACGTATGTGTACGACCTGCAACCCCTCATGGGCGAGTTCGTCTCGGCGCGCGGATTCGACAACAAAATGGGCTGCTTTGTGGTAGCGGAAGCATTGCGTTTACTCAGCGAGCAACGCTCCGAGTTAAAGGCAGCGGTGTACGCGGTCTCCACCGTGCAGGAGGAAGTAGGTTTGCGGGGCGCACGCACTATCGCGTACGAGATAGACCCACAGGTGGCAATCACGGTGGACGTTGGACACAGCATCGATTATCCGGGCGTAGACAAAAAGAAGCACGGCGAACAAGCCATCTCCAAAGGTCCGGTGATCTGTCGTGGTTCGCACATCAACCCTCTGGTGTTCGAAATGCTGGTAGACACCGCCACCGAAAAGCAGATACCGTATCAAATAGAGGTTGCTGGTGGGCGCACCGGCACGGATAACGACGCCATCCAGCTGTCGCGCTCCGGAGTAGCTACCGGACTGGTGTCGGTGCCGATACGTTACATGCATACGCCGTGCGAGCTGTTGCACCTCGGCGATTTGCAAAATACCGTGCGTCTGTTGGTGGAGTTTACGCTCAAGGTGCACGGGGGTATTAACTGGACTCCGGTCGGATAA
- the ldhA gene encoding lactate dehydrogenase: MDTLHIGVFEVDNWQAQYLRDGLQRLGIADKVQMDFVPEPLNPEGCEGCSRYDAVAIFIGTKISRATLEALPRLRLLLTMSTGYDHIDVDACRERGIVVCNVPHYGENTVAEHTFALILSLSRKLHAAYFQSLRGEYEVRALRGFDLYGKTLGVVGAGSIGLHVIRIARGFGMRVLAYDARPQRLLADVLGFTYTDMDTLLRESDIVTLHVPATPATYHLINRETLSKMKRGALLINTARGSVVDTEALLWALEEGILAGAGLDVIEGEEYITEESALLRMPLAEQTLKQLVQAQVVLRRENVVFTPHIAFNSQEAVERILDTTLENLHAFLQGNPQNVVG; encoded by the coding sequence ATGGATACTCTGCATATCGGGGTTTTTGAAGTAGACAACTGGCAGGCGCAATACCTGCGCGACGGTCTGCAGCGCCTCGGCATCGCCGACAAGGTGCAAATGGATTTCGTTCCTGAACCGCTGAATCCGGAGGGATGCGAAGGCTGCAGCCGTTACGATGCTGTTGCCATCTTCATCGGCACAAAAATAAGCCGAGCCACACTGGAGGCGCTCCCTCGCCTGCGCCTGCTGCTTACTATGTCCACCGGTTACGACCATATCGACGTAGATGCCTGCCGCGAGCGCGGGATCGTGGTGTGTAACGTGCCCCACTATGGCGAGAACACAGTGGCGGAGCATACTTTTGCGCTCATCCTGTCGCTGTCGCGCAAGCTGCACGCGGCGTACTTCCAGAGCCTGCGCGGCGAGTATGAGGTACGCGCCCTGCGGGGCTTTGACCTGTACGGAAAGACGCTGGGCGTGGTAGGAGCAGGCAGTATCGGGCTGCACGTGATACGCATCGCGCGCGGTTTCGGGATGCGGGTGCTGGCATACGACGCGCGCCCCCAGCGGCTCCTGGCAGACGTGCTCGGCTTTACGTACACCGATATGGACACGCTGCTACGTGAGTCGGATATCGTCACCCTGCATGTGCCTGCAACGCCCGCCACCTATCACCTCATCAACCGTGAAACGCTGAGCAAAATGAAGCGCGGCGCGCTGTTGATTAACACCGCACGCGGTTCGGTGGTGGATACGGAAGCGCTGCTGTGGGCGCTGGAGGAGGGGATACTGGCTGGCGCGGGACTGGACGTGATTGAGGGCGAGGAGTACATCACTGAAGAGAGCGCGCTGTTGAGGATGCCTCTGGCGGAACAGACGCTGAAGCAGCTGGTGCAGGCGCAGGTGGTGCTGCGTCGCGAGAACGTGGTGTTCACCCCGCACATCGCCTTCAACAGCCAGGAGGCAGTAGAGCGCATTCTGGACACCACACTGGAGAACCTGCACGCCTTCCTGCAGGGCAACCCGCAGAACGTGGTGGGGTGA